The following nucleotide sequence is from Dunckerocampus dactyliophorus isolate RoL2022-P2 chromosome 7, RoL_Ddac_1.1, whole genome shotgun sequence.
AATGTCTTGTCAGTAAAACGCATACTTAAGGTATTATTGCAGGTGATACACTGCACCTTAATAAATACAACTCCCTGAACACGACACTCTTGGCATTCAAGTTAAGACAGTGTTAAAgagtattgtattttttttttcaagttgacTTCAACTTTTCTTTTTGATAAAGCTTATATAATCAAGGCTTTCTCAAGCTCatgtttgttcatgtttttgttatGCTGCCATTGACCTAGACTGCCCGTAGTGCTGTCATGCTTCACCGAGCTCCTCTTTCCACTATGTCTACCTCTTCACATTCATAAACTGCCATGTACGTCATTAACTTCCCTCCCACTTTCTCCCTCCCCACTCCGGCTTTAAAAGGTGCAGCCAACATCAATGCCATTAGCCCTCTAATGCTGTTTACTTTTAGTAGTAGGAATACAATTAAAAGCAGTGTTGTTACacacaatattgtttccacCAATCATTTTTTCTCCCGCTCATGCTCTCTGTCCCGTTACTTTCTTGTTGGAGGGAGTACTAGTCCGTCCATCTGCTCTCTCTCTATTCGATTGTGTTTTGTAAGTCGATCGCAACCCAACTGGTCGAGGCAGATGGCCACCTCATGCTGAGTCTTAGTTGAAGGAGTTTTTTCTTCACCAAAGTGTAAAGTGCCttgatataattaatataactatatatatatataaagctaATGTTGTGAATTGGTACTATGTAAATCAAGTTTGATCGTGTGACTTACGGAGAGAAGAGCCAGCAGATCCTCCTCTCAGGATTTGATTAAGGACATCATCACTATCACTAGTGCTGGCCATGCTGTTCCTCATTTGCATCATTGATAGCTGAGAGCAGAGGCTGGGCTGGCGATCCATCTTCTTCACTGCCTGAGACCCATCATCATAATCATTTCAACGAGTTCATATCACACATATACACAATCAAAcgaacaaacatgtttttttttttgttactacaATGTTGTTTCACCCACCTTGTCACTGAGTGTGGGGTCATTGAGGGAATAGAGCTTGTTGGTGATGTCTTTTCCAATGAGGTACCTGAACACTTCATTAAGAAACGTGTTGGACTCCAGAAAGTAGGTGAGTCTCTCTCGAGACCAACACAGGATCTTACAGTTCTCCTCTGCCATAATGGTTACCTATCAGTCACATTAGAAAAACAGAGACATGTCAAATGAAAGGTTTAACTCATTTGCACTCCAACGGTAGGAAACAGATAGTTAATGAGGGTCATTGTGCTAACAGTTCAGTACAAGTAATTTTTAAGCGTTTGAGAAACAATTGAGATCATGTTTAGTGGCTTCTGGACATAAAATAGGCTGATTCCTTCATTGCAATGTGTTTATATGcctgtttatttgttttaatgttcTTTTATTAAGCATATTTCTAAAGAACATTCTGTGTGGGATTATtgattcgatttttttttttaaatcaaagccTAGATATTTTATGAACATTCTTTCAAATTAGTTTTGGTTTGGTGAATTGGTGAATAAGGTTAATGGTTTCGATTCCTTAGGCACCTATTGCAATGATGGCAAAGAGTGTTTTGAATGATTTCatcatgcatcatttttttcttaccTGGAACTTCTCGCCTCTGTGCATGACAGTGGACCTAAATTCTGGGGAGTCAATGAATGCATTGGTATAGATGTTGTGAAGGAAATGGCCTCGGTAGGACACTTTCATCCTGTTGCAAAAAACACCAGAATTCAGAAAGAATCCTAAAAAAACAAGTCCGAATTACAAGTGTGTACTGAGCTTCTCCCTTTTAAGTTTCTCCTTACTATACTGTACGTACTGTACTGGGTGTCCGTAAAGTCTGGACATATAATAGACAGACATAATATACATTAGACatttcaatatttaaaaataaaaataaaaacattaaatataaatatttaattaaatgtgtGCGTATtatgtgtccaaactttaggGAAACTGTATACTcggatatatattatatacagtatatcatatatacatttatatatccatcgattttctatgccgcctctcctcattagggtcgcgggggcttgctggagtctatcccagctgacttcaggcgacaggcggggtacaccctggactggtcgccagccaatcacagggcacatgtagacaaacaatcattcacattctcatatatattatacatattttgctgttttgtaacAGACacgcgaccagtccagggtgtaccccgcctgtcgcccgaagtcagctgggatagcctccagcatgaccccgcaaccctaatttggataagtggcatagaaaatggatggatggtaacaGACACGCGTATCTTTTGTTGCAATGACGAAGGCACCAACCATTCAGATTTATACAGATTTGCATGTATCATCCCTTCATGTCCATCAAAACACCGAGCTGCACTATtgtatgtattattgttatgtgTTTGAACTTACTAATGTTAACTTTTTGAAGTTAGAAGAATGTAAGAAGCATGTAATTCAGACTGCAAGCAACTTGTCCTCGTTATTAGTACACTCTTTCCAAGCGTAATGTCCAGAAAACAATTAGACTAATTATTTGTAGTGCTATTATTACTGATTTGAAAATATCGGCGCCCCTTGCAGCTCAGTGCAGTTTACATCATCTGTCTACCAACAGGTAACATTAAACAGTACATACTTTCCTTTGAGCAGAATGCTGAGTCGTTCATCCACAGAGGTCTTGTCCTCTGCAGCATAGGCTTGCCCTTTCTTGAGCGTCTGGATGGTGCAGAACTGGCCTGTGAGCCTCTGGAACAGAGCCTCGTTCACATGTAGGGGCTCAAACATCCGCTTGTACACTGACCTCAGTTCCCTGTCAATTTTAATCTGACAGAGCAAACAATCTCAATTTATTCTTTGCACAACAAGCTATTactgaaaaatatgaaaaaatcaCAGCTGGTCTGTGTGACGACAcatgaaaatgggaaaaaaaagatgaggagGACAGGGCTTGTGTATTATGAAGTCCTGCTCTGATTCTGTCAGTTTGCTTTTGGCTTGTTACACTAAATCCCCCAGAGGTACCCTTCTATTTGATCAAACTTGCATCACATTACCATAAAGCAGAACCAAACCCAGGAGACCATGTGACCTTCTTCCTCTGACAACGCAAAGCCATGTAGCCAGTAGCCTCAGTTAAGTCTCAgcataaataaacacacacttcCCTCCCCGACACCCATTTGTCTGTTAAGTGCCCAGgtttgcattcacacttgtagtCTGGTACCTGGGTAGAGACCAAAACATGAAAATAGGATACGTGGTGCACACTTCAGTGTGGTTAGGGTCACACTTTTTTAATCAGCAGACCAAATAACACTCAGTTAAGCATATGCATGAACTTGTGACTCGATTGGACGGCGTATGTGATGTGTACGTTGTGCGACGAAACTCCAAAACATGTCGTCTTCCGGGTTACATACTCTCATAGTACTTCTGTTTCTATGGTGGAATTTTTACCAGCTGTAACAAAGAGAGTTCCCGGAGTGAGACGGTGATGACGCCTTTCGTGACTTCATCAAACTGCAATAAAACGTCCCCTTTGTTGAAAAGAGCCAGGtatgtttaaatactgtatttacgCATCGGGTCTTAtatttaactgtttttttttgtgatcagaACCAAAAGTTATGTCAATGCACTTTGCACATGGAGCAGGTCTAGAACCATGCTCCTCATACATTAAGAGAAGCACCTGAAcaccacatgagcaagcacttggtgatggagacaaggaaaaactccctctagggaagaaaccttgaacagaacacAGGCTCTGTGGGGCGACAGTCTGTGTCGGCCGGATGGGTTGAGATAAGAGTGACACAGAGTAAAGGGACATAGGTTAGATCTCAAAACCTGATAGAGGGGTTGAGCGATCAATGGATGGTCGCATTTGGTGGCATCATAtcaggtgttttggtgcatttgttcAGCCTGAATCACACTCAAGTGAGGCACACCACACCAAAGTCCACGTACATGCGGACGGGTCTAGGGTTCGGTGGATTGCGTTCACACTTGATCAAATTAACCGTACTCGtggaaaaaattgttttaaccGGACCAAAACACACCCTGACAGAGATGTAGAACTCACCGGCCTGCGTTTGTACAAGAGGAACATCAAGTGCATGAAGTTGACCACCAGGAAAACCACGTTCCAAACCATCACATCCATGTTACATCTGTACAGTGTTGCCCATGCAATGAAGAGGCCACACCCTGTCAGGGTGTGAGAAAGATGACAGTACATATTAGCAGCTCAGAAACAGAAGACATTTCATTCCAAAACTATTACAAACCGCACATCTATGAACCTAAAGTGACTTTCACGACTTCAAACGTAACATTGTATTTGTGTCCAATATATTGTGGCTTTTCATTCTTTTCCTCTTGCTTCTCTGTCAGTCCCTCTGAGACGTGCCTAAAAAAAggctgtataaataaatactactTTGAATTTACAACCCTGTTTCCCATGAATCTTGCTGCTTCCTGTCTCCTGTCTGATTCCAAGTGGAAGATAAACATGTTGTAAATGCTTTTTCCATTCACCATTTTCTCGTTTCTGAAACTTTACGCAAGGGCACCCCCATcattatgcaaataaataacacaacgGCAGCTAC
It contains:
- the bves gene encoding blood vessel epicardial substance; the encoded protein is MSSTPLLFTTLPPFHSVSPGFPSMGPNTTTCQEWEQTHHLLFHVGNLSLLLGLLIPTTLSLHMILLRLLLVTGCGLFIAWATLYRCNMDVMVWNVVFLVVNFMHLMFLLYKRRPIKIDRELRSVYKRMFEPLHVNEALFQRLTGQFCTIQTLKKGQAYAAEDKTSVDERLSILLKGKMKVSYRGHFLHNIYTNAFIDSPEFRSTVMHRGEKFQVTIMAEENCKILCWSRERLTYFLESNTFLNEVFRYLIGKDITNKLYSLNDPTLSDKAVKKMDRQPSLCSQLSMMQMRNSMASTSDSDDVLNQILRGGSAGSSLQKSPGVRTSSKMKPIEEGMEDDVFVESPLSKPCRLSSTSTEEV